The genomic stretch GTATATGTTTGCTGCAAGTTGATAAGATTGTTTATAGGTCCTGAAATGAATAGTATCACCACTACATATGAGATGACTCCTGCTCTATCAAGAAGTCCTAAGGCAGGCAATCCAAACATTACAACAGCTATAAGGAAATGAAGCCCATATTGACTGATCATATTAATAGATAAAAACACATAATTTATTTTAAAATCTAGTCCTTCAGATGCATCACGGTTTGGACCAAGGTATTCATTCATTATATTTTTTCTTCTGTTGGCACTCAATTTTAATTCTTTGAATCCTCTGATTAAATCATTCACATAGCCATAATAATGCTCGTTGTACTTTCGCAAAGTTGCAACTTCTTTAGACATCGAATTCATGATTATAAAGTAAGATAACGCCAATAAAACAATAAGAACTGATACTACAATTGCAGATGGAACAGATAGTGATATCATATATATTAATCCGATGACAAGCATTAAAAGAGAACTTACAGTATGTGTTATAACATAAGGTAAGTTTGAGAAGATTCTTAAGTCTTCCATTGCGGTATAAAAACGTTGCGTTCCAAAGTTTTCTAAGGTAATTAATGGCGCTTTTAAGATTTGATCAAATAATTTTTTCTCATTCTCGTATAATATTTTAAAAGCATACTTATTGAGTCCTTTTTGAAAAACAATATTGAGCAGATAGGAATATACTATTATAGCTGAAAAAACTATAATCATATAATCTCTTAAAAAATTTTGATTTCCTGAAAGTACATTATTAATTATATATATGACACTAAAACTTAATATTGTATTTGGTATAGCATATAGAATAACTAGGAGAATATCTTTTTTCTTAAATTTAAACATTCACTGATATTTTTAAAGAATTATAATAGGGCTTTTGATGTAGATTGTTAACATCATTGTCTTTAGTAGTATACTTTCGCACTTTTAATAACTTCCGCTATTTTTTCTGGATACTCATAAATAAAGAAATGATTTCCTTTTAAGATTTGGCTTTCAAAATATGAAAAAGTATATCTTTTCCAATTGTCTATATAATCTACATATTCCTCTTCATCACCCATTAATACATGAATTGGGATGTTTACTCTTTCGTTTTGTGCTTCTAGATTGCTTTCATCCTTTTCAACAACCTCGAAATCAGCTCTTAGAATAGGTGTAAAAAAATCGAACAGTTCTTTGTTTGTAAAGATTTCTTCATTAACGCCACCTAATTCTTTTAGCTCTTCTTTAAATTCTTCGTCATTCATGAGATATCTTTTGGGCTTTTTTACAATATTTCCCTCTTCATCATATTCAATGACATTTGGCCCAGAATTTCCAGATAGCACAAGTTTTACTGGTGGATCTCCAATTCGTTCCATTTCTTTTGCAACAAAATAAGCTAAATAAGCACCCATACTATGCCCGTATAACACATAAGAAGCACTAGTTCTTTTTTCTTTAATTTGAGATACATAATCTTTCACCGCATCAGATCGGTTCATCAAAAAGGCATCTTTATAGCGTTTGCCTCTACCTGGCAATTCTAGCTGTAAAAAATCAAAGTTATCTGGTATGCTTTTTCTTAAAAACTCATAAGAATAACAGCTTCCGCCAGCAAAATGTAGTAAAAAAAGTTGCATATTTTATTTAATTATATCTAAAATAATATGTGTCTGGTTATAAAGCTTTATTGGTTGTGTCTTAATGTTTAAAAACGGTTTCTTTCGTTTTCATTACCAAAGTCTCTTTCTCGGTTTTGTAAATCTTTGTTCCCAAAACTATAAGATACTGATAAACGGAAATATCTTGTAAAGCCAAAGTATCGCTGTTCTTGTCTGATATTATTGATGTTAGAAACTCGCGTATTTGCCGATTTATTGAAAATATCAAACATTCCTGCTGATAGATTCAAATTGTTGTCCATCATTGAATATCTAAGAGAAACATCTAAACTGTGTGATTCTGAAATTTCGTATAAGCTTCTTACAAAAGGAGAATCATACCAAAAACTTACTTGTGCTTTTAATTTTTTCTTGCTGTCTAGAGTAAATGTATTGCTCGCCTTGAAATAGTAACTTAATTGATCAACGTCTGCGATGGAATTTTGATTGCTATCTCCGTTAAAATCTGCTCTTACAAAGTAAGTGTATCCGTTTAGAGATGTTTCCCACCAAGGGAAAATTTTGGCATAATACGACTCACTTAAACCAATGGTAAATTGATTGAAAAAGTTGTCTGTAATTAATGCTGTTTCATTCGTGTCTTCATCTCCACTCAAAATAACGTCAAATCCATTGGTCACGTAACTCATAAAAAGATTGGTGACAAATTTGCCTTTGTAGGTGTGTGTTAATTCAAAGTTATGATTGATAGATGGCGTGATGAATGGATTTCCTTCAGAGTAGATGAATGAGTTGATGTAGAATCGGAAAGGACTTAATAGTAAGAATCCTGGACGATTGATTCGTTTTCCATAATTCATTGATAATGAATTGTTTTCATTTGGTTTGTACCAAATATAAAACGTTGGAAATACATTGAGGAAATCTTGTTTTGCTTTGGTGTTTTCTCGCTGAGAAATGGTTTCTATGTGTGTATTTTCTAAGCGTATTCCTGCTTGTACATATAGTTTTTTACTTAACGATGTGGAAGCACTTGCATAAACCGCTTCAATACGTTCCTTGTACTGAAAGTTATCTGTTTGATCTGCTATTACAACAGGTGTTCCTGTGATTTCATCCACAAATTTGGTGGCACTTTCATTTTCAACATATCCAATTCGCACTCCGTAGGATAGTTTCAACTTTTTAATTGGATGTTCCACATCTACTCTAGCACTGTAATTGACAGCATCAAGCTCGGTTTTGTTCATTCCTAAGAAGTTAATCTCAACAAAGTCACCATTCTCGTCAAACTCATTTGTAAGAAAGTTGTGTTCTTGAATAGAATTGTAGTTTAGAAAGTCTAAATCGACACTTATTTTTCTTCCAAGTGTGTCTAGTTTTGAAATTAAATGGGCATTGATCGTATTGTTTGTGGCGTTGAATGTTGATGGTGAATCTGCTCTTAGCAACGCAAAATCGGTTGTTCTGATAAAAGTGTCACCCGTGTTGTCTTTGTTAGCGTCCACAAAATTTCCATAATATTGCACACCTATTGTTGTGTTTTTGGAAACGGAATAGTCTAGTTCAAATCTTCCTGTAAAAAGGTCTCTGTTTCTGTCTATGTTTCTAAATGTTTCCCATCTTCCTTCATTAAATACAGATTTTATATCTTCTTTGAAGATCATGTTTTCTTTTCTGGCATTGATATTTGCTAGCATTCTAACTTTTCCTTTTTTGTAGGTAAAATTGTTTTGCAGATTGTAAAAAGGCACTTGTCGTTGAATGTAACGTCCTATGATGGTATTTTTCCAACTATCTATCGTTGCTTTTTTTAGAACAATATTGATTAAGCCTGAATTTCCAGAAGCTTGGTATTTTGCTGAAGGATTCGTAATTACTTCAATTTTTTCGATTTCATCGGAAGCAATGGTACTGATATAAGTCGATAATTCTTCCCCGCTAAGTTGCACAAGTCGATCATTAATCATGACACGTACACCATCTTTTCCAATAAGCGATATTTGATCGTTCTGAATTCGTATACCTGGCACGACGGTTAAGACTTCCATTGCGTCTGTTCCTGAGCCCATAACGCTGTTTTGCACATTGAAAACTAGTCTATCAACCTTGCGTTCTATCAACTTTTTTTCTCCTATAACAACAACTTCATCTAAGTCATTACCTCCAGATTGTAAGATAATAGTTCCTAAATCCATATTTTCTTTTACACTAATACTTTTTTTCAATTCTTTATATCCCAAGAAACTTACTACTATATCGTAATCTCCTGCTTTAGTTTTGATTTCAAAACTTCCGTCATCTTCACTAATTGATCCTGAAATTATTTTATTCGCATTATCCAGAAGTACTACGTTCGCATACGGGATAGGATTCGTTCCATCAGTAACTTTTCCTGTGATAGTATGTTGAGAAAAAACACAAACAGGTAAAATGAATAGGAGTATAAAAATGATATAATTTGGTTTTGTTTTCATGGTAAAAAAGATTTTGTTGTGTGATAATTTACGATGGTTTCTTATAAAGTTTTGCATGCTGACTTATAGATTGTTTTGTTACATAAGACATTGAGTTGGTTATTTGCAGCTTCCCATTTTGATGTATACTTATTGATTTTCCTCTCTAGCATTTCAATATTTTTTTTCAATTCTTCAAAATTATTTTCTGTATTTATTGAAGATGGTCCTCCTCCATATTTTGAATTCTCAACAATATCTTCTATAGAATCCGAAAGATTATATTTATTTAAAGATTCTGACTCGTTCAATTTACTAATTTTTGTCATATTAGAGATAGATTTCCCTACTAAAAAATGTGCTTCTCTAAAAGGAAATCCATATTCTAAAACAAGTTTATTGGCATATTCAGTAGCAATAGTATGTGATTCTAAGGCTCTTTTTTTCATACTCCCTTTTTTAGGTTTGGCATTTTCAATAAAAATTTTCAAAAGCTCTATAGCATCAATAAATTCTTGCTTAGATTGGTTTAAAAATAATTTTGATTCTGTACCAACGCTGATGCTATTGGTGAAAGGTGTTTTATGCATCGCCGTGATTGCGCCTGAAAAAGATGCTGAAACTACTCCTAGTTTTCCTTGAATATTCTCTAAAATAAAAGGATTTCTCTTGTTTGGCATAATAGAACTTGCGCCTGTAATTTGGTCACTCAATTCAAATAAACTAAACTCTTGGGTATTCCATAAAATAAAATCGGTTGCAATTCTACTTACAAGAACACTACTTATTGATATTTTAGACAAAAAATCTAAAATAAAATCTCTTGATGCAACAGATTCCATTGCATTCATAGGTCCTTTATCAAAGCCCAATAATTTAGCTATAAAGTCTGTATCAATTGGCACAGATGTTCCTCCAACAGAACAACTTCCCATAGGAGATACTTTTAAGGTTTCCTCAATAGAAAGGAATTGTTCTGTATGTTTTTTTAATGCAATTGCAATTGCTTGCAAATAATACCCATAAGTTATAGGTACCGCAGGTTGAAAATGTGTGTATGCAGGCATCACAAAATCTTTGTATTCCTTTGATATGGAACATAACATTTCAACAAATTCCAGCAGCTTTGCTACGACTTCTATAATATCTTTTCGCGTTTGTAGCATTGCCATAGTAGCATTCATATCGTTTCTTGATCTTCCTAAGTGAATTGACCCAGCAACATCCATTCCTAATTGTTCTATTAGCCAATTTTCATAACACATGTACAAACCTCGTGGTGCATGCGTACCTATAAGAGGTTCAAAATTGATTTTTTCAAAATAGGCGATTTCAAAAAGTATTTTTGAAGCCTTTTCTTGAGACATCAACCCAACTTCTTTAAGCATTAAAATATGTGCTTTATCTATTTTAGAAATCAAGAACAATTCTTTCAAATCTTTCTTTTGAATTTTATTTCCAAAAATTATTTTTTTTATACGAGGATCTATACCCTTTTCAATTCTTCCTGTATTATCCATATCTAAGAATTTAATTCTATCTAATATATTATTAAGTAGCTCATTCACTTCTTCCTTAGCTTTATCTAAAGCGGAATCAACAGTAATAACATGTCCTATTCTATCTCTAAAATCAAAGGATTTCACAAATGGATTAAGAGTTTTATTATACATTTTAAATTCTAAAAAGGATTTCCAGTTTTGAGTATTTAGAGTAGTGAAGTCACATCCTATTTTTCCTGATTTTTCTGGGATTATAAATCGTATGCAAGCGCTTGCATCTTTATTCTTTTTTTCAGTATTTGGTTTCGCTGTCACTTTTAGGAATAATCTTTTAAGCAGATCAATACCATATGCTTCTTGTATTAAAAGTGGAATAAATCCTCCAGCCAATCTAGGATTGACTTCAACAATGAATAGTTCATCTATTTTCTGAATAAATTCTATGTGAAAAGCTCCCCAATTTAGGTCTACTATATCTTTTAATTGATCGAGCATTTTTGCCACTAATTCCATAAAAGCATCATTCCCTATGAAAGGAAAGTCATGTCCTATTTCTACAAAGTATGGTAATTGACTTTTATATTTTTTTGTAACACCAATGATTTCTCCATCAAAAACTTCTAATGAAAACTCATCTCCTTCAATAAACTCTTCAACTAAAAACGAATTGTCTACTTTTTGTTTTCTTTCGTTTACCGTTTTTTTAAGTAATTCTTCTCCATGACTTACAAGCGCTGCATGGTTAGTTATCAGCTTAACTCCTATGCTTCCAGAACCAGTAACAGGTTTTACGATAACGGGATAATTAAAATTTTTATCAAAGTTTTCATTGTGTAATGATTCCTTATCCTTTATCAATTTAAACTGTGGGCATTGCATTCCTTCTGCAAGAAGTAAACTTCTAAAATCAAATTTGTTTCTGCATTGTTGAATCGTATTGACATTAGGATGCGGCAAGTTGTATTTTTGAGCTAGTTTTCCAGCCAATTCTATGTAATAATCTGATGTAGAAGTAATTCCAACAAGTGTATACTTCTTCCCTAATTCTGAAATAACTTTAAAAAGTTCATCAAATTCAAAACTTTCAGAAATTTGTTTTTCTACATGTGAATCAAAATTATAGTTTGTAATTCCCTGTGTGATTAAGATCACTTTTAAATTTTCTTGATGCGCTAAATTTGCAAAAATTACTCCTGTTCCAGAAGTATTGCTTTCAATTAATAGTATAGCTTCTTTAAAGTTATTCTTCATGGCAAACAATATTTTTTTCTTCTACAGATTTGATATTTCTTTTATTCCATTGCATGTATGACCATTTTTGATCTTCACATTCTAAAGGACCTTCTACAAGTACTGGTTCACTTATTTCCCCAGTTTTTTTATATAAGTTTTGTTCTTTTAGCCAATCATCATTAAAAATAGTACTGACGTATCTATGTCCTTCATCTGGAAGAATGATGACAACTTTCTTTTTAGGATTTTTCTCAGCCCACCATTTCCCTACTAAATAAGCAGCTCCGCTTGTTCCGCCCATATATAAAAGAGCGTTCCTATACATTTCTTTACATGTTAGATATGCGTCTGGAGCATTTACCCAATGTACTTCATTGAATACGGAATGATTTACATTTTTTGGAAGTACACTATTTCCCAAACCTCTTAGATGCCGCACACCATCTTTTTGACCAAAAAGTATGCTACCATGTGTATCTACTCCAATCACATGTAAATGATTTCTTTTTTCTCTTATATAGTTTGAAATTCCACATACAGATCCTCCAGATCCAACAGGTCCGACCAAACAATCTATCGTATCTAAATGAGATAAAACTTTATCTGCTACAAGCTTGTAAGATTCTGTATTTAAGTTGTTATCGTATTGTTGTGGCCAAAAAGTATTTTTATTTGCCTTTCTAATTTCATTAAGTTTTTCCAAACGCAAGTTTTGAATTCCTTTGCCTTCTTCAGGAAGTACTATTTCAACTTGCGCTCCTAAGATTTCAAGTTTTCTTTTGAGATTGTCATCAATTGCCGGATCTCCAACAATTATTAACGGAAGTTTGTGTTTTGCACAAACAAGTGCTAATCCTAGTGCAAATGTTCCTGAACTTGACTCAATAACAGTCATATCCTTGGTTAAGACACCTGATTTCAAGGATTCTTCAATAATATATCTTGCAGGTAATAGTTTCATGACGTGAAATTTTAAAACATGCACCTGCTCTGTGATTTGTATTATCTCAGGAAGTTCAATTAATTCTATATTATCTTTGTATATCATAATTATTTAGTAAAAGTCCAGAATGATTTAATATTTAGTGCTCTAAGTTGTTCTTTAGTATTTTCTATTTTATCCTCAATGAATGGTATTGAATTATCCCAAATTAATCCCATTAGGTTTCCAGAGTGAGAGATCTGAATACCAGCTGATTGATTGTCTTCCATAATTTTAAGAATCTTATCTAAATTCTTTTTTTGATAGTAATTTTGATTAATTAGCGTTGACTGTGTTGTGACTTTACCCAATAAATTTACATCTTGAGTTTTGATTGAATTTCTGAGTATATCTCTTAGTTCATTGAATTGGAGTTTTTCCTTAGAATTGTATTTCAAAGGTTCCATACTTACAGTACAGTATCCATCATTTGAAGGATCTGAAAAACCTAAAACATGTATTTGAGGAATACTTTGAGGAAATTTTTCAATGATTAGTCCCTTTCTTTGAGCAAATAAAACTTCATCCTTGAACATGATGCTATCACTAGCGGTTTCTGAATATACAGCCAACTTTGCTATTGTCATTTCGTTCAATTCGAGTTCTAAAACATCTAATACTGCCATGATTGAACTCACAACATCGGTTGTAGAAGATCCGAACCCTAGTTTTGGACGAATATCGCTGTCTATTACTAATCTTCCTCCAATATTAATGTTTAGGTATTTTAATAAGTTTTCCACACCCTTTTTTGCTTTTATTTTATATTCTGGAAACACCTTTATTTCTTTATCATCCGTTTTATAAAACTGAGCTTTAGAAGAAAATATATTACATTTTAGAGTGCATAAACCATAAACACTTTGTTTGAGTTCATCACAATAAAATTCTCCCTGCAATATTTCTCCATGATGGCAGAATGAGGATCCAACTCCGGGGACTTTCCAATTTTTGTTAGTCGCTTGAAGTTTTTCCTGATATAATGCCTTTATTTTTTCTATTTCCATTTAAGCAAACAATATTAGTATTTATATAAAATTGTATTTAGTATTTAGTATCTACTATAGATGATTACTCTAAATCATTTAAGCATTTAGTAACTGGTATGAAATACAGATTAGTGTTGTGGGGAATTTTACTAATCTTCGTTATTACTTGTTGTATTGTAAAGTGTTCTTAATTTCAAATTAATTAAGACTTAAAAATTCGATGATACCATTTTTGAAGAGGTACAAAGTATTTTAGTATTGTTGAGTTCTGATTTTTTTCTACAGAAGTAGCTACTGTTTTGAGTCTATTAATTTCTGTATCAAACGCCTCTTTGTTTTTACTTATTCGCTCTTCGAAAACTTGACAAGCATATTCATATAGTTTGTAATCTAGCGCATTTGTTTTCTTTATAAAGTTTTTTACCTCATCTGTGGTTTGTTCAGGAGCCAAAACTACTTTAGCTACATTATGCTTCTTCTTATCATGAAGATGTATTCGCATTCCGTGTGTTATATTTAGCATTGTCACCGTATCAGTAAATCTTTCTGTGATACCAAATGTTGGGAAAAACTTTGTTAGGTTCGTTTTTGCTTTTTCTAACAGTTCTTCTGTGCATTTTCCAAAAGGTATATCATATGAACCGGACAACATTCTAACCATTGCATTGTCTAGTTCTGTACTTATTTTACTTTCTACAAACTCATGTAAAGACCACCTATTTGCTATGATTTGATCATGCAGATAATGTCCTTCCCAACCTAATGCATATCCATAAATAGAAATAATACGATCTACTGGGTTTCTTAATAAAGTAAAATAACTATAGTTTGAATAGTATTCATGAAGTCCAAAGTATGCATGACCGCCAATAAATTTTATCTTTTCTTTTTCCGCTTGTGGAAGCTCTATAAAACGTTGTACAGCATTTCTGGAATTTCCACCTTCTTCTTCAACGTAAACAACATAGCGTTCCTCTGGTTTAAAAAAAGGATATAGAATTTTACTCATAGACACGCCTCCAGTTCTTGGAACATGTAAAAAGATGAATGGTAATTTGTTGGGTGTAAGCATGTGTATATTCTATTTATTAATTGTAATTATTCAATTAAAGTGTTTATTTTTATTTTAGTTACTTCATTGAAAATATCAGCCATTTCTTTCGCTGCATCTCTAGGCAAATAGTGTCCAACATCTGGAATTTCATATAAACTTACATCGCTTGCAAAAGCTTCCCATTCTTTATATTTTTTCTTATATCCTTTTGTCACCGGATCTTTATCACCTGTGATGAAATGAATTGGAAAATTAAACTTTGGAAAGTCTCTTTTTTCTATTGCTCTTTTGTAATGATAAAACCCTATTGAACCTACAGATGTATCATATTTATAATTACTGATAAAAAATTCTTTGTCAGGAGATACTTTTGGATAATTCCCTCCTAATTTTTCTAAGAAGTCTAGAATTGTAGTTTCACTTCTTCTATCGGGTTCACTAGCTGGATTTGCAGGCAATAGCATTGCTCCAATACAAAGCCCCATAACCTCTGCATTTTGGTTTCTAAGTTCATCAGCAATTCCTAATGCAAGTGCACTTCCATTACATTGTCCGTATATTAGCACAGGTCCAGAAATAGTCGTTTTTATTTCGGCAACTATTTCTTTTATTAATTCTTTTCGAACTTCGTCAAAACTTTGTCCGTCTTTCATTCTTCTTCTAGGTAATTCAACTCCATAATAATCTACATACGGATTGTTCTGTTGCATTTCTATGGCGATGTCTCTAAAACTAAAAGGTTCGCCAGCTGAGTTTGGAACAGATACTATTGAAACTACCGTATGTTTATTTGCTTTTGTTAATCGTTCTAATACATTTACATTTGCTTCTTTGGTTGTTTTATTTTCTTTTATGAGAAATTCAGCTAATTGCTTAATTGTTGGATTATTGTAAAGATCATTAACCGTAAATAAGTTTTTGCTTTTCGCGACTAAGCGTATTGCTTTAAAAGAATCTCCTCCTAAGTCAAAGAAATCATCATGTATGCTTATCTCTCCTAGATTCAGCGTTGTTTGCCATAATTTCATTACCTCAGCTTCTTTCTCATTATTTACAACTTGATTTACAACTTGCTTTTCTTCTGGTAAGTCTATTGATTTGATAAGTTTTCTGTCGGTTTTACCATTTGGAGTTAATGGAAATTCTTTTATATCTATTAAATATGAAGGAATCATATAATTTGGCATTTTTTCGCGCAGATTTTTTCGGATAGTTTCTTTATCTATATTCTTATCTATTGTATAGTAAGCAGCTAATACCAATTCTCCTCTACTGTCTTTTTTATCAACTACAATGGCTTGCTTTATTTCTGGAATTTTATTCAGGTTTACCTCAATTTCTTCCATTTCAATTCTATGTCCTTTTATTTTTACTTGATAGTCTTTTCTACCGTAGAATTCTAAATATCCTTCTGATGTCAACTTTCCAACGTCACCTGTTCTATACATTCTTCGCCCTTCTACATGCGGATCGTCTAAGTATGCTTTGTTCGTAAGTCCTGGCTCATTTAAATATCCTCTTCCAAC from Kordia antarctica encodes the following:
- a CDS encoding thioesterase II family protein, translated to MQLFLLHFAGGSCYSYEFLRKSIPDNFDFLQLELPGRGKRYKDAFLMNRSDAVKDYVSQIKEKRTSASYVLYGHSMGAYLAYFVAKEMERIGDPPVKLVLSGNSGPNVIEYDEEGNIVKKPKRYLMNDEEFKEELKELGGVNEEIFTNKELFDFFTPILRADFEVVEKDESNLEAQNERVNIPIHVLMGDEEEYVDYIDNWKRYTFSYFESQILKGNHFFIYEYPEKIAEVIKSAKVYY
- a CDS encoding outer membrane beta-barrel protein translates to MKTKPNYIIFILLFILPVCVFSQHTITGKVTDGTNPIPYANVVLLDNANKIISGSISEDDGSFEIKTKAGDYDIVVSFLGYKELKKSISVKENMDLGTIILQSGGNDLDEVVVIGEKKLIERKVDRLVFNVQNSVMGSGTDAMEVLTVVPGIRIQNDQISLIGKDGVRVMINDRLVQLSGEELSTYISTIASDEIEKIEVITNPSAKYQASGNSGLINIVLKKATIDSWKNTIIGRYIQRQVPFYNLQNNFTYKKGKVRMLANINARKENMIFKEDIKSVFNEGRWETFRNIDRNRDLFTGRFELDYSVSKNTTIGVQYYGNFVDANKDNTGDTFIRTTDFALLRADSPSTFNATNNTINAHLISKLDTLGRKISVDLDFLNYNSIQEHNFLTNEFDENGDFVEINFLGMNKTELDAVNYSARVDVEHPIKKLKLSYGVRIGYVENESATKFVDEITGTPVVIADQTDNFQYKERIEAVYASASTSLSKKLYVQAGIRLENTHIETISQRENTKAKQDFLNVFPTFYIWYKPNENNSLSMNYGKRINRPGFLLLSPFRFYINSFIYSEGNPFITPSINHNFELTHTYKGKFVTNLFMSYVTNGFDVILSGDEDTNETALITDNFFNQFTIGLSESYYAKIFPWWETSLNGYTYFVRADFNGDSNQNSIADVDQLSYYFKASNTFTLDSKKKLKAQVSFWYDSPFVRSLYEISESHSLDVSLRYSMMDNNLNLSAGMFDIFNKSANTRVSNINNIRQEQRYFGFTRYFRLSVSYSFGNKDLQNRERDFGNENERNRF
- a CDS encoding GHMP family kinase ATP-binding protein, which gives rise to MEIEKIKALYQEKLQATNKNWKVPGVGSSFCHHGEILQGEFYCDELKQSVYGLCTLKCNIFSSKAQFYKTDDKEIKVFPEYKIKAKKGVENLLKYLNINIGGRLVIDSDIRPKLGFGSSTTDVVSSIMAVLDVLELELNEMTIAKLAVYSETASDSIMFKDEVLFAQRKGLIIEKFPQSIPQIHVLGFSDPSNDGYCTVSMEPLKYNSKEKLQFNELRDILRNSIKTQDVNLLGKVTTQSTLINQNYYQKKNLDKILKIMEDNQSAGIQISHSGNLMGLIWDNSIPFIEDKIENTKEQLRALNIKSFWTFTK
- a CDS encoding sulfotransferase family 2 domain-containing protein, with protein sequence MLTPNKLPFIFLHVPRTGGVSMSKILYPFFKPEERYVVYVEEEGGNSRNAVQRFIELPQAEKEKIKFIGGHAYFGLHEYYSNYSYFTLLRNPVDRIISIYGYALGWEGHYLHDQIIANRWSLHEFVESKISTELDNAMVRMLSGSYDIPFGKCTEELLEKAKTNLTKFFPTFGITERFTDTVTMLNITHGMRIHLHDKKKHNVAKVVLAPEQTTDEVKNFIKKTNALDYKLYEYACQVFEERISKNKEAFDTEINRLKTVATSVEKNQNSTILKYFVPLQKWYHRIFKS
- the argH gene encoding argininosuccinate lyase, producing the protein MKNNFKEAILLIESNTSGTGVIFANLAHQENLKVILITQGITNYNFDSHVEKQISESFEFDELFKVISELGKKYTLVGITSTSDYYIELAGKLAQKYNLPHPNVNTIQQCRNKFDFRSLLLAEGMQCPQFKLIKDKESLHNENFDKNFNYPVIVKPVTGSGSIGVKLITNHAALVSHGEELLKKTVNERKQKVDNSFLVEEFIEGDEFSLEVFDGEIIGVTKKYKSQLPYFVEIGHDFPFIGNDAFMELVAKMLDQLKDIVDLNWGAFHIEFIQKIDELFIVEVNPRLAGGFIPLLIQEAYGIDLLKRLFLKVTAKPNTEKKNKDASACIRFIIPEKSGKIGCDFTTLNTQNWKSFLEFKMYNKTLNPFVKSFDFRDRIGHVITVDSALDKAKEEVNELLNNILDRIKFLDMDNTGRIEKGIDPRIKKIIFGNKIQKKDLKELFLISKIDKAHILMLKEVGLMSQEKASKILFEIAYFEKINFEPLIGTHAPRGLYMCYENWLIEQLGMDVAGSIHLGRSRNDMNATMAMLQTRKDIIEVVAKLLEFVEMLCSISKEYKDFVMPAYTHFQPAVPITYGYYLQAIAIALKKHTEQFLSIEETLKVSPMGSCSVGGTSVPIDTDFIAKLLGFDKGPMNAMESVASRDFILDFLSKISISSVLVSRIATDFILWNTQEFSLFELSDQITGASSIMPNKRNPFILENIQGKLGVVSASFSGAITAMHKTPFTNSISVGTESKLFLNQSKQEFIDAIELLKIFIENAKPKKGSMKKRALESHTIATEYANKLVLEYGFPFREAHFLVGKSISNMTKISKLNESESLNKYNLSDSIEDIVENSKYGGGPSSINTENNFEELKKNIEMLERKINKYTSKWEAANNQLNVLCNKTIYKSACKTL
- a CDS encoding cysteine synthase family protein, producing the protein MKLLPARYIIEESLKSGVLTKDMTVIESSSGTFALGLALVCAKHKLPLIIVGDPAIDDNLKRKLEILGAQVEIVLPEEGKGIQNLRLEKLNEIRKANKNTFWPQQYDNNLNTESYKLVADKVLSHLDTIDCLVGPVGSGGSVCGISNYIREKRNHLHVIGVDTHGSILFGQKDGVRHLRGLGNSVLPKNVNHSVFNEVHWVNAPDAYLTCKEMYRNALLYMGGTSGAAYLVGKWWAEKNPKKKVVIILPDEGHRYVSTIFNDDWLKEQNLYKKTGEISEPVLVEGPLECEDQKWSYMQWNKRNIKSVEEKNIVCHEE
- a CDS encoding cyclic peptide export ABC transporter, which produces MFKFKKKDILLVILYAIPNTILSFSVIYIINNVLSGNQNFLRDYMIIVFSAIIVYSYLLNIVFQKGLNKYAFKILYENEKKLFDQILKAPLITLENFGTQRFYTAMEDLRIFSNLPYVITHTVSSLLMLVIGLIYMISLSVPSAIVVSVLIVLLALSYFIIMNSMSKEVATLRKYNEHYYGYVNDLIRGFKELKLSANRRKNIMNEYLGPNRDASEGLDFKINYVFLSINMISQYGLHFLIAVVMFGLPALGLLDRAGVISYVVVILFISGPINNLINLQQTYTRFMVANRRIKKFRKDFQIEEDRVDTPQISTSFQSIEFKNICFNYEEKNKENTFTLGPVNLEVKKGEVIFIIGGNGSGKSTFINILTGLYQPSDGEIIVNESSIIDPKSELQNYMTAIFTNNHIFSKNYDDYKLESNKEYQELLKQMELDVVVEDDKEESARRNFSKGQSKRMSMIFALLEKKPVLILDEWAADQDPYFRKFFYEELIPKFKKDGKTIIAVTHDDAYFNHADRIIKFDFGKIIKDLKTEDKKQIKDLSI